Within Sorangiineae bacterium MSr11367, the genomic segment CGAGCGCGGAAAACTCGTCGCTCGATTGGAAGGCGCAATACAAATACATCGAAGACATTCACGACGGGCGCGGATACACGGCCGGCATCATCGGCTTTTGCTCGGGCACCGGCGACATGCTGGAGCTCGTCGAGAGTTACCAAAAGGCAAAAGCGGGCAACGTCCTCGAAAAGTATCTCCCGGCCCTGCGCAAGGTGAATGGGACCGATTCGCACGAAGGGCTCGATCCGAACTTCAAACCCGATTGGGAAGCCGCGGCGGCCGATCCCGCCTTTCAGCACGCGCAAGACGACGTGCGCGATAGGATCTATTTCAATCCTGCCGTTCAGCAAGCCAAGAAAGACGGACTCGGCGCACTCGGGCAATTCGCGTATTACGACGCCATTGTCATGCACGGCCCGGGTGATACACCGGTCAGCCTCGGTGGAATTCGCAAGACGGCGATGGGCCACGCCAAGACGCCGGCGCAAGGTGGCAACGAAGTCGCGTACATTCGCGCATTTCTCGATGCGCGCGTCGCGGCCATGAAGACCGAACCCGCGCACACGGACACCGACCGCGTAGACACCGAGCAGCGCGTCTTCCTCGACCAAGGCAATCTCGACCTGCACACGCCGCTCGCCTGGAAGGTATACGGCGACAATTACCGCATCGAGCGGTGAGCACGCCGCGGCGCCCTCATTCGCGGCTGGACCGATGCGATCGGTCGTCGTAGCCTGAGCGTGCGCACATGAGTGTACTACGGAGCTTCGATCTCACGGGGAAGCGCGCGCTGGTCACCGGCGGCAACCGAGGCCTCGGCAAGGCCTTCGCGTTCGCCCTCGCCGAGGCCGGCGCCAGCGTGGCGATCACCGGGCGCGATGCCGCTGCCAATGCGACCGCGCACGAGCAAATGGCCGGCGCCGGCCATCGCGTCGTGGCGATCACCGCCGACATGACCCAGCGCGCCGACGTGGAACGGTCGCTCGCCGAGGCCATCGACGGTCTTGGCGGCGTCGACATCCTGATCAACAACGCGGGCCAGTGCATCCACAAGGCGGCATTCGACGCGACGGATGAGGAGTTCGACCAAGTCTTCGACCTCAACGTGCGCGGCCTCTGGCTTTGCAGCAAGGTTTTCGGCAGGCACATGGCCGACCATCGAGGTGGCGTGATGGTCAATGTCGGCTCGATCTCGGCGCTGATCGTGAACCGACCGCAGATGCAGGCATCGTACAACGCTTCCAAGGCCGCCGTTCACCAGCTCACCAAGTCCCTTGCGGTCGAGTGGGCACCGCACAACATCCGCGTCAACGCGCTGGCCCCCGGGTACGTGAAAACCGAGATGGCGCCGGTCGACAAACCGGAGTTCCGGCGGATGTGGATCGAAGACTCGGTTCAAAAGCGTTACGCAACCCCCGAGGAAATCGCGCCCAGCGTGATCTACCTCGCCAGTGACGCCTCCGCGTTCATGACCGGCTCCGTCCTGGTCATCGATGGCGGCTACACGGTTTACTAAACTACATTTCGATTCATGCCAACGGGTTCCGATTGACGCCCGATTGACGCGTCGATGGCATGAGCACAGCGCGCGTTCGAATATTGGATACCTTTCGTTTATGGTTTCGCTTCGAAAATATATATAAAATTTAACCAACGAAGACGCACTAGGCTTTCGAGATGTGACCCGACACATTTGATCCGCCAATCTCGCTACCAAGCGTCGCAACCCAGCAGTTCGACACTTCGCGGATTGATGAATCATGCGCCGGGGCCCCATCTCATTCGCAGTTACATACAGTTATTTCAATTTGGAACGGAGAAAGCCAATGCGTATCGTCCGCAGTTTCCTCGTCGCGTCCTTGGCAGCAGGAAGCCTGGCCATGATCGCGCCCATCTCGGCGCACGCCGCCACCGGCACCGTGAACGTCTGTGGAGACACCTACGTAGACCCGAGCGGCGACATCCACTGGGATGGCAGCGGTGGCCGGCTCAATCAATGCTTTCATTCGAGTTCGCCGAGGGTGACGAACAACACCGATGAGGCGATCTATATCCTCGTGCAGTTTGGACGAGATGAGCCCACGGCGTGGTACAAGGTCGAACCTGGCGAAAGCAAGAACATCCCATTTGGCTTCTGGGGGATCCGCGCCAACTAAACCACCGAGCACGATCCGCGAACAGCGTCACAAGAGAAAGTAGGCCGCCAGGACGCCCAAAAAAGAGTCGCAGGATCGCCAGATGAACGAACACTAAACCCTTCTTTTGGGTTTATTACCGTTCCCGTTGGATCCTGGCGGCCTTTGGCGTCTTGGCGCTTTCCTTCTTCCTGTCCGAGAATTGTGCTCGCCCATTGGAGCAAAGTTCGTGCGAGCATGCTTCCATGGTGCTCGCGCATCTGCGGTCCTTGGTCCTGCCCCTTTTTGCTTCGGTGTTCGTGCCCTGGCTTCTCGTGGGGCTCGGCGACGAGCCGCCGCGAACGACGTGGTGGCACGCCCTGCGCGCCGCCCCCGTCCTCGCCATGGGCCTGGCGATGCTCGGATGGACGGTCGCGCTCTTCGTGCGGGTCGGCAAGGGAACGCTGGCGCCATGGAACCCAACGAGGCGGCTCGTGGTGGTCGGGCCCTACGCCCATGTCCGCAATCCGATGATCAGCGGCGTCTTTTGCATCCTCTGCGGCGAAGCCCTGCTGCTCGAATCGTCGCGCATGGCGACATGGGCGCTGCTCTTCCTCGTCGTCAACCACGTCTACTTCGTCTTCTCGGAAGAGCCAGGCCTCACGATGCGATTTGGTGCAGAATACACTGAATACGCGCTCCACGTTCCGCGGTGGCTCCCTCGGCTGCGCCCATGGCGCCCCGATCGGACACTTTGACAAGGCACCGACTCGTACCTCGGGGAACATTTGTCAAGATTGCAGGAATAGGAAGGCGCGACGCTCCTATGCCGGAAATCGTGGGGGGCCAGGCCGTGGCCCTGCTCTTGCTATTCATCGCACCATGGGCCGTCATTCCAATGCCGAATCGGGACAACACGGGGCGCAGGGAAAGGCCGCGGTGATCGTCGTCGGCGGGAGCGGCGGCATGTCGGACCGCTACCGCACGATCGTCGAAGAGCGCGGGCTCGAGCTGCGTCACTTCGAGAATCGCGTCCCCAATGGCACGCGACGCATCCTTGGGCGGGTGGCCGCGGTCATCGTCATGGTCGGCATGGTCTCGCATTCGCTTCGCGATCAGGCAAAGTCGCTCGTCCCCGACGATGCTCCCGTCGTCTATTTGCGCTCCGCGTCCCTCTCCGCACTGCGAAACGCCGTCGCGTCGATCGAGCCTTGACATAGCGCGGTTGCTGCGCGCCCAGGGCGCCGCCGCGAAATTTCTGCCGAGCAGCGCTACTTCTTGCGCGAACGCTGAGAGCGAGAGCATCGAGAACGCCTTCGCCCCCGAGGCGTAGCGATCTCGGCCAATGTAGTCAGTGACAAGATCTATGTTGCCGCCATCAATATCGACGCTATGTTGTCGATGACAATATTGGAGGCGAACATGAACGACTTGCGATCGACGTTTCTCCCGCTCGCCGTTGCGGCGTGCGTCTCGACCATCGGCTGCGCATCCCTCGCCATTGCCACGGCACCCGACAAGCAGGCGGTGCACGATGACTCGGCCGGAGCGAAGGTCGCCGACGCGGCCTTCTGGTCGACCCTCCACGGAGGGCACTACGAGCAAATTGGCGGCACGCTCGATCTTCTCGAGGCGGCATACCTTGCGCGCCCGAATGACCCCAAGACGGCGGCACACATCGGCTTCCTGCACATCTGGCGGGTCTCGGAGCGGGAGCGCATGGAAACCGTCCCGCCGACGGTCACGGACGACATCGCACTCGCACGCCGCTACTTCGACGAGGCCGTCCGGCTCGACGCGAAGGATGCGCGCATCCACGGGTTTCTCGCCGCAACGATGCTCGCCGAGGGGAGAATTCACAGTGACGAGAAGCTCACGCGCAAGGGCTTCTTCGAAATGCAGGACGCGGTGAGTGAATGGCCCGAGTTCAACTTGTTCACCCGCGGCTACGCGATGAGCGGGCTTCCCTTCGACCACGAGCGCTACGCCGGCGCGGTCGAGGATCAGTGGGCGACGCTCGACACCTGCGCACACGGCGAACGAATCGACAGGAAGACCGCAGATTTCGCACCGTACATGGGCCTCGAGACGCGGACAGGACGGAAACGCACTTGTTGGAACTCGTGGATCGCGCCGCACAACTTCGAGGGATTCTTCCTCAACATGGGCGACATGATCGTGAAGGCCGGCGACCCAAAGACGGCGCGCAAGGTGTACGCGCAGGCGAAGCTCTCGAAGGAGTATTCGGCATGGCCTTACCGCGACGTGTTGGACCGGCGCATCGCGCAGGCCGACGAAAACGTCACCTGGTTCCGCACGCCGGCCAAGGGCGACAAGGAGCGTCGCATCATGGGTGACAGCGCCTTCGCCTGCACCGGTTGCCACCAGCAATGAGCCATTCCCTCGAGCGTGCCACCATGTTCGATTATCTCTTTACGGTCATGGGCCCCATCGGCAGCGCGGCGGTTCTGGCGACGCTCCTGATCGCCCTCACCTTCGTCGTTTTCATTGCAAACGCGGTGAATCCAAAAAGACTTCGCGGGCATTGAGATCTTCTCGCGATGCGGAGCAGGTCTACCGACCGCTTCGCCTGTCGAACACATGTCTGCTTGACCGCGTCCATATTCGAACGGAAGTCTTTCGACTTCATGAATACGCGAGGGTGCCCGCGCAACGCGCTTCGCCGGCAAATACCGCCCTCTTCGCGTGGAGAAGCCGTGTGATCGCATCGATCATCAGGCGATCCGACTGGCCATGATCGATTCGATCATCTGCGTAAAAAATAGACGTATATGCAACCGGAACGATACTTGCGAAACAAGGACATCCCACTTCCACAGCCTAGTGAGGAAACCCATGTCAAGAATTCGATTCCACGTTTCGGCGATGAGTGTTGCTCTGGTCATGATCGCGGGAGGTTGCGCCGTAACCGCGAAGGACGACTCCACGACCTCGGCGAACTCGGTCACGAGCGCACTCGTTGCGAAGAGAAGCGAGCCGTACCTTTACATGGGGTGGGGCGATCCTCCTAGCCCGAGCGCGGTGATGAACGCGAGCGGCGTTCGCTCGTTCACCATGGCGTTCGTGCTTTCATCGGGCGGCTGCAATCCCGCCTGGGATGGTTCCAGGCCACTCACGGGTGGGGTCGACGCCAATGCCATTTCGGAAATTCGAAATGCAGGCGGCGACATCGTGCCATCGTTTGGTGGATGGAGCGGAAACAAGCTCGGACCGAACTGTGCGACGGCATCCGAGTTGGCCGGGGCCTACCAAAAGGTCATCGACGCATACCAGCTCAAAGCCATCGACATCGATATCGAGAACACCGACGAATTCGAGAACCCCACCGTCCAAGATCGCATCTTGAGCGCCTTGAAGATCGTCAAGGACAACAACCCCGGCATCGTCACCATCGCCACCTTCGGAACCACGACGTCCGGTCCCAATGACACGGGAAAGCGCCTCATCGATCAATCGAAGGCGCTCGGGTCCAACATCGATATCTTCACACTCATGCCGTTCGACTTCGGCAGCTCGAACATCTACAACGACACCGTGGGTGCCGCCGAGGGGCTCAAGAGCAAATTGCAGTCGACCTTCGGCTGGTCCGACGCTGAGGCCTACGGCCACATTGGCATCTCGGGGATGAACGGCCTTTCCGATCAACAAGAGATGACCAGCGTCGAGACCTGGACGCAGATTCGCGATTGGGCCCGCGGCAAGGGCCTGGCTAGGCTCGCATTCTGGGCGGCCAACCGCGATCGAGGGTGCCCCGGCGGTGGCGTCGTTTCCAATTGCAGTGGGATCGCTCAATCCGACTGGGAGTTCAGCAGGGTGACCGCGGGCTTCTGACGGCCCTCGAGCGTGCTCGGGAAGGCGTCCGGTTTGGCGCCTTCACTGGGCATGGTTGGCGTGCTCGATGAGATCGATGTAGGCGTCGAGCGAGGCGGTTTGTTCGGCCTTCGCATCGATGACCCGGCCCGCACCATCGCGGATGGGGATGAGCGTGGGAGGAATGGTCGCGATCCGCTTCGGCAAGTTCAGTGCTGCATTGCGGGCAACGACTTCGTCGCGCAACTTCGGATCCAACCGGAGACCATACTTTTCGACGAGCGCCCGGAGGGCAGCGCCATCGCCGGTGGCCTTGATGCGCTGGTATTCGGCCAGGAGCTCACCGACGGCCCTGCGCCACGCATCCGGATCCTTCACCACGAAGAAGACGTCTCCGTTGCGTCGCTCCACGGAAATGACGCCCTTGTCGCGGAGGAATCCCAACTCGATGAATGCGGCACGCTGGTGGTCCTCTTCGATCACGTCTCCGTGGGGCACTTGCAAATGATTGGTCAACAGCATCGTCGTCTTGGCCGCTGGGTAAACGCGTGCGCATCCGGTGTCCGGCAAAACTCCGATTTCCACCGTCTTGGGGTCGCCGGTGAGGTAATCGGCGACCAGATCGGCCCGCCCTTCTTCCATGGCTCCAAAGTGGGGGGCCAACGGCTTCGCCGGATCGTCTGCGAGCGACGGCATGACTTTCCCCGAGCCATGCCCCGTAATTTCGTGAAAGCCCGCCAGGGCATACCAAAGATACGGCGCACACCGGTCCATTTCGGCGCGATCTTCGGCGGGAGCGAACGCGGTGGTTCGGCGTGTCCCCATCACCGCGCGATTCGTATCCTCGACGCTCAACACGATCGCATTCTTCGAGCCGTATTTTTCTTTTAGATCTTGGGCATCGGGCAGATTGATGCCCCCGAACCCGAAGGGGCCCGCACCCGCCGTGGCAGCGAGTGCCATGACGGCTGCCGCCGCCGGTGGACGAAACACGTCGCGCCGATGCTCCGGGGCGAAGGGGAGCTTCTGCTCGAAGTACGCGGCATTCGCGGCCAGAGCTTGCAGCGGGCCATTGCGCTCGGGATCGGGCATCGATACGAAGGCCAGAAAGCTCCCCTTGCGCTGGCGAACATCGTCGTACGTCAGGATGAAACCAAAGGCGTAGTCGATCGGGAAAGCCTCGGTGAGCCACTCGATATCGTGCTCGCGCATCCGTTCGTTGTCGCCTGTCTCCAAGTACGTGACGAGGCGCTCCAGTGCGCGTTTCTCTCTTGCTGGCGCGATCGCGCTCGCGTCGCGAAGGTGCGAAATGATGTGTCGAATCTCCGAAGCGGCCAATCCCGGCGGCGTACGCGCATCGCCGGCGCGGTAGACCTCTTCGATGATCTTGCCGTTTTCTTTGCGCAGGCGGCCATTGAGTTCGTACTTCTCGCGATATGTCTCGAAGTCCTTGCTCGTGAGTCCTTGGTAATGGCTGGCCGCACTCTCGACGATGGGATCCTTGCCCGGCCCCGGATTCTTGTCGACGAGCATCGGTTCGACCTTCGGATCGAACATGGCGGCCAACAGCTCGGGCGCAACGGCGACCCCCGTCGACTGGGCCGCGCGCTCGAATTCGCTCTGCGAAATGGGCAAGGTGATCTTCAGGCTCGTCCAGTGATCATGCAATCCGTGGTAGAGAAAGAGGTACCTGCGGCAGGCAAGGACCCGTTCGCGCAACCTTGGCTCGAGCCGCTCGGCCTTGGCCAGAATCGCGCGCACCGCAGCCTGCGCGGGCAACGCAAAGCGCGAAGACTGCATGGTGAGCAGCGAATCCGCGCTCCAAGCCGCCGCCACGAGGTGGTACGCGAGCGCGCGCTGCGAAGGCGTAAGCGCGGCGAACCCGGTGGGCGGATACGACGCCACCGTCGCGTCGCCGACCGAATCGAGCACCGTGGCCTTCGACGGGCCACGACGCACCTCGCGATACGGCTCCACATGCGACGGGCGCACACCGGAGCATGCGATGAGGGAGAGCGCGATTCCCACGACGGAGCGGCCGAATCGGTGCGGTAGACCCATGATTGTGCTTCGTCCGACGGCGCCCCCAAATTTCACCCCCGGAATCACCTACTGCACGGCACCACCATCGCCACGGACCGCGAGCACCTGCACGTGCCATCATGGCCGCAATGCCCAACCGGAGCCGCGAGGAGATCTCAACTGCCGTGTCGACGTGGGGGCGCCCCCGCGAAATTGCATGGCGCGCCTGGAGGTGGGCCGCCACCTTCGACCAGGGTCTCATCGCCTTCGCGGCCGATGACGACGACGGATGGGACCGACTTCGGCGCGAGGGAGCATTGCTCGCCTGCCTCCGCGACCGGGTAGCCTTTGGCATCCCCGGTGTGATCGTCGAGGACGAGGCGCGCCGGCTTCAATTGCGGCGCATGGTACCGGGCATCACCGGCCAGGCCGTCGAACAGTTGGTCTTCGGCCACGCCACCATCGAATCGGCGGGAGCGCGCTATCGGCCGGGCCTGCCTCTCACCCGTGAAGGGGCTCGCCTTGCGCGCGATCTGGGGCGCGCGCTCGGCGAGCTGCAACACGCCGTTTCCGTGGATGATGCGCACGCGCTGGGATTTGGTCGACGCGAGTACGGGCCGATCGTCACCGAAATCGACGCCTATTTGACCCGGCGGCACGACTTGCGCGATCTTCACGAGGTGCTTCTGAGCCTTCGCAGCTGGTTCGCGATGCTGCCCGAGCACCTCGCCTTCTGCCTTTGCGATCTTCAACTCCACAACATGTCGGTGCGGCCGCAAGACGGAGGCCTCGGCGGCTTATTCGACTTCGACGATGCCGCCGTCGCAGACGGTCTCGAAGATTTCAAATACCTCCCGTCCTTCGGGATTGCCTTCACCCAAACCGCGCTCGAGGCGTTCGTCGCTGCGGGCGGGCGGGCTGCGAGCATCGCAGACATCGGCCGATTTCACGTACTCTCGGCGCTGGAGCACTTTCTCTTCGTACCCGAGGAGAGCGAACGTTGGCCGCGAATCGTGGAATGGGTAAGGAGCGCTGTCGCGCACTTCGCACGAGATTGGTAGCGGCGCTTCACGATTCCGGCGGTGTCGTCCAGGAGGCGAGTAGGGCGTGTGCCAGGCGAAGGTCACGGGTGCCGTGGCCTTCGGTGAAGGTCGATAGAATCGGAGCAAGAAGGCCCTTTGCTTTGGAAGGGTTCCCTTGGCTGGCCAGCAGGCGACCGTAGCTGCAGGCAAGTCGCAGCTCCCAGCTCCTGGCATGCTGACGGCGTGCTATTTCGAGGCCGCGCTCGAAGATATGTGCTACTTGCTCGGCATTCGATGGGGCCATAGCGAGGAGTATTTCCCCTTTCAAGCGAAGGAGCTCCGGATCGCAATAGTGCTCCCCCGTCCGTTCCGCGATCTCCATTCCTCGATGGATTGAAAGCATGGCCTCGTCGAGTGCGCCAATTTGCAGCTGCCCCTGGGCCAGCACGGGAAGATAGCGCGTGAAGCCGATGGTCGCGCCCATCGTGGCTCGACGGGACAGGGCTGCGTGGAGGTCGTCGATCCCCTGGCGCTCACCGCACTCGACTTGCGTGTACGCTCGGACGACACGGGCCGTGGACGCGATGAAATGGAGGCCGTACTCCTCGCACAGGTGCAATACTTCGTCCACGAGAGTCCGCGCCTCCGAGAACTCACCGCGGTCATTGTGCTGAAGGGCGAGCAGGAGCAACCGTATCAAGAGACTGACCGGATGATCGTATTTGCGCGCGATTCGCACCCCCTCTTGGCAATGGCGCAGCGCTTGGTCAGGCTCTCCCAATAGCCAGAATGCATAGCCAAGATACACGTGCAAAAGTGCGCCGACGTCCGCCCCCATGTAGACGCGAATCGCTCCTCGCTCCTGCGCCTCATAGAGCCGTATGCCCGCCTCTGCATCGTCGCGGCACCCCGTAAGGTCGCCGTAGTAGAGTGCCGACGCAACCGTCGCCATGTACGCGGCGAGGATCATGCCCTGATGCGCGGCCTCCTTCGCACGGGCCATCAGATGGGCCGCCCAGTCGAGACCGGTGCGGTGCTCACCCCGAACGTGGTTCAATTGTTGAAGGCTCAACATCGCCCAGAACGATTGTTCGTCGCCGTCATACGTCTCGGCGAGCTCACGAATCCGCGAAAGCGTCTCCCGAATACGGATGGACTCGAGTCCATCCTCGGCGAGGTACACGCCCGCCAGCTGGGCCCTCAGCAAAAGCTCGCGTCGGTCGCGGATCGAACTCGATGGCAGCAGATCCAGTTGCGCCATCGCACGCGCATAGTGCGTGAGCGCGTCGATGTTTGCCGACCTTTGCAAAGCCTGTTTCGCCGCCTTCTCGAAATAGACGCAGGCCTCCTCGGGGCGCTTCGCCTCGGCGAAATGCCTGGCCGCGATTTCTGGGTTTTGCTCGGCAATCTGGGAAAATTGCGAGACCAGCACCTCGGCGGCTCGCTGATGCAGCTCCTGCCGCTCTTGTTTGACGAGGGATTGGTATGCGGCTTCTTGCACCAGGGCGTGTTTGAACCTGCACGTCGCGCGCGCGATGGGCCCGATCGGGCGAAAAACCCCGGTCTCCACGAGCTGGAGAAGTCCGATCCGGAGTGATTCTTCGGAAAGAGGCCACATGGCCCGAAGCAGATCGTAATTCATTTCGCGCCCCAGCACCGATCCGACCCGCGCCAGCTTCCTGCCGGGCTCGGGCAAGCTGTCCAGGCGGGCGTGCAAGAGTGCCTCGAGGGTCGCGGGCACCGCGCCAACCCAGGACGACGGTTCATTTCCGCCCTTTTGGAGCGCGTCGACCACACTATACGTGAGCTCCTCGATGAAGAGCGGGACGCCGTCGGCGCGCTGTACGACTTGCTCCACGATCGCGGCGGGCAGATGGCTCCCGCGACCGGCAAAGCCGACCATCGCGGCGCTCTCACTCGGCGAAAGCCGGCGTGGAGCGAGGTGATGCAAGAGCGAGGAACGCGCCCAGAGCGGCTGAAACTCGGGGCGCGCGGTCACGAGCACCATGGCCGGCACCGCGGCGAGACTCGGTAGCCAGCGCTCCAGCAATTCGAGCGTAATGGAGTCTGCCCAGTGCGCATCTTCGACGACGAGCAGCAAGGGCTCCTGCTCGGCCAGCCTCTGGAACAAGCCGATGAGGGCTCCGAGCATCTGGTGCTTCAGCAAATTCGCACTTCGCGACATCGGCGGAGCGGCCGCATCTTGCGTGGGAAGCCCCAGGAGGGCCGCTTTTTGGAGCGGAGAGGCATCCGGATCCAATCCCATCGAGTGCTCCAGGCCTTCGAGGATGGGCTGCAATGCACTGCTCTGGGAGTGCGGCCAGCATTGGCACCGCACCAGTCTGTGCCTCTCCGTCGCCAAACCTTCGAGATGCTGTTCGAGAAGACGCGACTTCCCGATTCCCGCCTCGCCGACGACGAACGCGCATTGGCCTTTGCCGCCGCTGGCCAAGCGCCAAAGGCGGCCCAGTTCATCGAGCTCGAACGTGCGCCCCACCAGCGGCGTGACGTTGCCCGCTGCAATCGGGTTGAAGCGAATCCGATTCTCTTTCCGCCGCAACAATCGATACGAATGTTGTGGCGCCGTTCCCCCCTCGACGGCCACATCCTCGAGCGGCGCGAGCTCGAAGGCGCCCTGCACGAGCATCTGGGTTGCCCGATCCGTGAGAATCTCGTTCGGCTGGGCGCGGCGTTCGAGCGATTGAGCGGCGTCCAGCGCCTCGCCCTGTATCCTCAGGGGCGCGGTTTCCGGATCCACGGCGAGCGGAATGCAAGGACCTGTCGCGATCCCGACGCGGGCGCCACGGGAACGCTTGTCGTCATTGGGCCGAAATGCATCGACAATCAGAGACGACGCACGCAATGCGCGCTGAGCGCTGTCTTCGTGGGCTCGAGGATAGCCAAAGCACGCGACGACCTGTCGGCCCAAGGAGGATAAAATCGTGCCCTCCAATTGGCGCACAATCGTGGCGCATGCCTCGAAAAATTCGCCCACCGAGTCGTCGAGGGCCTCCGTCGATGTCGTGTACGAAAGGGAGCAAGCCATGGCGGTAATCTGGCGCCACTCGGCATTCGCCATGAGACCCGGCATTCGTTGCCGCGGAAAGCTCGGGTCCGACGTCCCCTCTGCGTCCGTGCCGGTGGATTGTCCGCGCAGGGCATGGACGAGCAGCACTTCCAAGGCCACGAACGCGTCCAGCAAATCGTCTGCGCTGCCGAATCGCGCGTCCTTCTCTTTCTCGAGAGCGCTCTTTACGATGCGTTCCGCTTCCTCGGGCAGCTCGGGCCGCGCCCCCCGCAGCGACGGCGAAGGGGCGGACGAGAGTACGGCATTGCGCAGTTCGGCAATGTGCTTCCCCACGAAGGGCGAAAATCCCGTGAGCAATTCGAAGAACATCACCCCCGCAGCCCAGATGTCCGTCCGGCCATCTTGAACCTGGCCACTCCATTGTTCGGGCGACATGTACTGGGGTGTCCCGAGGAAATGTTTGCCAGCGACGTCGTTGCCCGCGGTCAGTTGGGCGACACCAAAGTCGAGAATCTTGGCCGTTCCGTCCCTGGTGATGAAGACGTTGCTCGGCTTCAAATCGCGGTGCACGATTCCAGCGCGGTGTGCATGCGATAATCCCTTGGCGATGTCGATCATGAGTCGGACGGCCCGCCGGACGTCGATGACCGCTTCATTCGTCGCGCGCGCGCGGGCCATGATGGCGTCGAGCGGATGCCCCTCGAGGTGCTCCATCACGAGAAAGGGGTGCCCGCCGTCTTGCCCGATGTCGAACATGCGCACGATGTTTTCGTGGTTCAAACGCGCGCACGCCTGCGCCTCGTGCTGAACGCGCTCCAAGGCCTGCGCCGTGTTC encodes:
- a CDS encoding protein kinase codes for the protein MTQTRFELIEPLGTGGMGVVFLAQDTVLDRKVAIKFLTRKDLNTAQALERVQHEAQACARLNHENIVRMFDIGQDGGHPFLVMEHLEGHPLDAIMARARATNEAVIDVRRAVRLMIDIAKGLSHAHRAGIVHRDLKPSNVFITRDGTAKILDFGVAQLTAGNDVAGKHFLGTPQYMSPEQWSGQVQDGRTDIWAAGVMFFELLTGFSPFVGKHIAELRNAVLSSAPSPSLRGARPELPEEAERIVKSALEKEKDARFGSADDLLDAFVALEVLLVHALRGQSTGTDAEGTSDPSFPRQRMPGLMANAEWRQITAMACSLSYTTSTEALDDSVGEFFEACATIVRQLEGTILSSLGRQVVACFGYPRAHEDSAQRALRASSLIVDAFRPNDDKRSRGARVGIATGPCIPLAVDPETAPLRIQGEALDAAQSLERRAQPNEILTDRATQMLVQGAFELAPLEDVAVEGGTAPQHSYRLLRRKENRIRFNPIAAGNVTPLVGRTFELDELGRLWRLASGGKGQCAFVVGEAGIGKSRLLEQHLEGLATERHRLVRCQCWPHSQSSALQPILEGLEHSMGLDPDASPLQKAALLGLPTQDAAAPPMSRSANLLKHQMLGALIGLFQRLAEQEPLLLVVEDAHWADSITLELLERWLPSLAAVPAMVLVTARPEFQPLWARSSLLHHLAPRRLSPSESAAMVGFAGRGSHLPAAIVEQVVQRADGVPLFIEELTYSVVDALQKGGNEPSSWVGAVPATLEALLHARLDSLPEPGRKLARVGSVLGREMNYDLLRAMWPLSEESLRIGLLQLVETGVFRPIGPIARATCRFKHALVQEAAYQSLVKQERQELHQRAAEVLVSQFSQIAEQNPEIAARHFAEAKRPEEACVYFEKAAKQALQRSANIDALTHYARAMAQLDLLPSSSIRDRRELLLRAQLAGVYLAEDGLESIRIRETLSRIRELAETYDGDEQSFWAMLSLQQLNHVRGEHRTGLDWAAHLMARAKEAAHQGMILAAYMATVASALYYGDLTGCRDDAEAGIRLYEAQERGAIRVYMGADVGALLHVYLGYAFWLLGEPDQALRHCQEGVRIARKYDHPVSLLIRLLLLALQHNDRGEFSEARTLVDEVLHLCEEYGLHFIASTARVVRAYTQVECGERQGIDDLHAALSRRATMGATIGFTRYLPVLAQGQLQIGALDEAMLSIHRGMEIAERTGEHYCDPELLRLKGEILLAMAPSNAEQVAHIFERGLEIARRQHARSWELRLACSYGRLLASQGNPSKAKGLLAPILSTFTEGHGTRDLRLAHALLASWTTPPES